The nucleotide window GGGACAGCCTGGTCCCCAGCGGGTCCGCCGTCACCGGACGGGCCCGCGGAGGAGGGGAGCGGTACGGCGGCGTCCGTGCCGCCGCCAGGCACGTGCGGAAGGGCGGTGCCCAGTGCGCTGTTCACGCCATGGCCGTAAGCCGTCTCCCGGCCGGCCCCCGGGGCCGGCCGGGGAGGACGCGGGGGAGAGCGCGGCGCGGCGGCGCCCGTCGGCGCTGCTGCTCACCGCGGTCTTCCTCGCCGCGTCCGCGGCGCCCGCCGCGACCGCCCACGCGGCGCCACCGCGCGGTGGGCCGCCCCCGGTGCCGCGCGCGGCGGCCCACTGGGCGGCCACCGGACGGCTGTCGGGCGCCTGGCCCGCGCCCCCGGCGCCGTGGCCGGCCGGACGGTCGCGCGACGACGCCGAACGGGCCGCGGCGCAGGACACGGATCACCGCTTACCGTCCGTGTTCCGCCACCGGTGGCTGCCGCCCGGCTCCACCGGTATCGGACACCGGTTGCCGCCGTTCCCCCGCTTCCCCGGCGTTCCCGGGGCGTCGCCGCCCGGATTCCCCGGCGGCCACCACGGGCCAGGGGGGGATCCACTGTCTGGCCGGGCTGTGGTCCGGGGCCGGGATCGCCGGCTGCCGGGCCGAGGTGAAGGTCGTGGTCTGCGCGCCGCTGCTGCGGGTGGACGTCTCCGGCGCGGTCGCGGTGGTGCGTCACGGCGGCGAAGGAACGTTGCACCGGCTGGTCTCCCTGGCCGACGCCGACTGCGCGGCCCCGCCGCGCCACCCGGCCCCGCCGACCCCACGGCCGCCCACCCCGCAGCCGCCCGCGCCCGGCCCCGGCGCCGGCGCCGCCCGCGCCGCAGCCGCCCGCCAGGCCGCCCGCGCCCGCCGCCCCGGCCGTCTTCGCGCCGCCCGCCCCCTGGGTGCCGCCGCCCCGGCCGCACCCGAGCCCGCGTCCCGGGCCGCGGCCGGCGGCGCTGCGCATGCCGCGCCCCGCATCCGGGCTCTCCGCCGACCTGCCCACCGCCGACGTGCTCTTCCTGATCCTGCTGCCGGCCGCCGTCGCCGCGGCCGTGGCCGGCTCACGCGTCCAGGGCCGCCGTTCCTGACCGTCGCGCGCCCCGCCGTGGGCCGTTCCCTCCGCCTGTCCAGGAGTCGCCGTGTTCCCCCTGCTCACCACGCTCGGCATCGTGATCGGCGGCGCGCTGCTGGCCGCCGTCTGCGTGCTGGTCAAACACCGTTTCTTCCCGCCCGGCCCGGACGAGGAGCCGCGCGAGGACGTGGCCGAGTACATCTCGATGATGATCGGCGTGGTCTACGCCCTGGTGCTCGGGCTCGCCCTGGTCTCGGTGTGGGACACCCGTTCCAGCGCCGAGAACCACGTCCAGTCCGAGGCCGGCGCGCTGCACCAGGTCTACCTGCTGGCCGACGCGCTGCCGCCGTCCGCCGAGACGCAGGTGCGGCAGACCGCCACCGCCTACGCCCACCAGGTCACCGGGGCGGAGTGGACCCGGATGACACACCGCGAACCGCTCGGCGACACCGGCTGGCACCTGCTGGACCGGATGCGCGACACCTACGAGAAGACCGGGGTGACCGGCCCCGCGCAGAACGCCGGCCAGGAGGCGCTGGCCCAGATGTCGGTGCTGGACGACGCCCGCCGGGGACGCGAGTCGGACGCGCAGAGCAGCCTGTCACCGGTGCTGTGGGCCGGGCTCTTCATCGGCGGCGGGCTCACCGTGGGCTTCATGTTCATCTTCGGCGTCCAGCGCCGCGCCACGCACCTGGTGATGGTGATGGGGCTCAGCGGCTTCATCGTCTTCCTGGTGCTCCTGATCCACCAGCTCGACATGCCGTTCGGCGGGGTACTGGGGGTGGACGCGGAGCCCTTCACCCGGTACTTCCCCACCGGGTGAGGGTCACTCGTGCTGGCTGATGATGGAGAAGAGCCCGCCTTCGGGGTCGCGCAGCCCGGCCACCCGCCCGTAGGCGGAGTCCTCCGGCTCGCCGGTGACCTCCCCGCCCAGCGTCCGGGCCCGGGCCACCGTGGCGTCCACGTCGGCCACCGAGAAGAACACGTGCCAGCGCGGCCGCACCCGGGGGTCGGCCGAGCCCTCGTAGCCGCCGCCGCGCAGCGCCGCCGCGCTGTGGCCGTCCACCCGCAGCACCACCCGGTCGTGCTCGTAGATCACCTCGTACCGCTCGGGATCCGCCTTGTCCCAGGCGAAGACCTGGCCGTAGAAGAGGGCGGACTCGAAGGCGTCCCGGGTCCGCAGCTCGATCCAGACCGGGGCGCCCACCGGCGCGTCGGGGCCGTGGGTGTGCTGCGGCCCCTCCCACAGCCCGAACGCGGCCCCGGCCGGGTCGGCGGCGAGCGCCATCCGCCCGGCGCCGAACTCCAGCGGCCCCACCGCCACCGTGCCGCCCCGCTCCCGCACCGCCGCCGCCGCGGCGTCGGCGCTCTCGGTACCGAAGTACGTCGTCCAGCTCACCGGCGCCGCCCAGCGCCGCGCCACCCCGCCGATGCCCGCGATCTCCCGGTCACCGCTGAAGGCACGCAGATAGGGCCCCCCGCCCTCCGGCCCCTCCTCGAACCGCCACTCCAGCAGCGGCCCGTAGAACTTCGCGGCTTCCTCGAGGTCACGGGCCAGCAGACTGACCCAGCACGGGGCACCGGAGACGCACCCCTTCGGCATTCCGGACACGTCGCAACTCCCGCCCGCACGGCAAAAGGACTGGCACGGTCCATGCGGAGGACCGCATTCAGCTTATGCCCGCCCCGGTGCCGCCGCGCCGCCCCCGCCGACCCGCCGGACCGTCTCCCCCGTCCGGCGCAACGCACCACGGCGCGCAGCCGGTGCCGACGGCGATCTCGGCGAGGACGAAGTGGCGAACCGTCACCTTCGGGCGGAGCGGGCGAGCCAGCGGCCGTCGTGGTGGGAGACGTCGATGGGCCGGCCGAAGCAGGCGGACAGGGCCTCGCCGGTGAGGACCTGTGCCACCGGGCCGAGGGCCTGGACGCGGCCCTCCTTCAGGAGCAGGGCGTGGCCGATGGCGGGGGAGAGCTCTTCGAGGTGGTGGGTGACGGTGACGGTCGCGAGCCGGGGGCGGACCGTCGCCAGCCGGTGCATCGCGTCGATCAGGTCCTCGCGCGAGGGCAGGTCGAGGGCGTTGAACGGCTCGTCCAGCAGCAACAGCGACGGATCGGCCATCAGCGCCCGGGCGATCAGCACGCGGGCCCGCTGGCCGCCGGAGCAGACGCCGAACGGCCGCTCCGCCAGTTCCTTGCAGTCCAGCTCGGCCAGGAGCGCCTCCGCCCGGTCCCGTACCGCCTGGTCGTACTTGCCCCACAGCGGCTGCACGGTGCCGGTGGCGCCGGTGAGGACGACGGTGCGGGCGGGGGCGTCGAGCGGGACCTTCTGGGCGCTGGAGACCAGCCCGATCGCGGCGCGCAGCTCGCGGACGTCCACCCGGCCGAGCCGGTGGCCGAGCACCTCCACGGTGCCGGTGGTGGGGTGCATCAGCGCCCCGATCAGCCGCAGCACCGTGGTCTTGCCCGCCCCGTTGGCGCCCAGCAGCGCCCAGTGCTCGCCGGCGCCCACCCGCCAGCTGACGTCGTCCAGGATCACCTGGCCGGTGGTGAGACGGCGCACGCAGACGCCGTCCAGCGCCGCCACCGTCGTCGTCCCGCGGCCTTCCGCGGTGCTCGTGTCCATGCCCGTGCCTCCCCTGCCCGGCGGCTCCCCGACCGATCCCGGCACGATAGCTGCATCGGGCAACGGTGTGCCGTGGCGTCCGCAGGGTGGACCGGCCGGGGGACCGGCGGCGGGGGAACGGGTGGCCGCCGTGGGCCGCCCCGGTGACCTGCCGCCCGCGCGGCGCACTGTCACCGGTGGTGCGCGCCGCCGCCGTTGCACACTGGTGCCATGACGAGCGGCGGTCGTGAGTCCGTCCGGTTCACCGCGGACGTGACGACGGGGCCGGGCGGGGCGATGACGTACGAAGGCGGAACGGTGACCGGTGAGCTGACGGTCGCCACCAGCGTGCTGCCCAGCGGCCGGGCCAAGGTCGTGGTGCGCCGCCGGTTCGGCGGCGGCGAGTGGTTCACGCTGGCGGGCAGCCCGTTCACCGTGCCGCCGGAGGGCCCCGAGGCGCTGCACGCGGTGATCGTGGCGGCGCTGGACGCGGGGCACCTGGCGGACGAGGAGGAGGACGAGGAGCCGGACATCACCGCGGAACGGTGACCTCCCGGCCCCGCGGCTCACAGCGTCCGGTCGGCCAGCGTGTTCCAGAACATCAGCTCGTACTCCTGGAGCAGCCGCCCGTACCGCCGGGCCGCCCCGGTCAGGCGTCCGGCCGCCAGTCCCTCGCCCACCGCGGCCAGTGAGCGCTCCCGCAGCCTGGGATCGGGGCGGGCGAAGAAGTCGAAGAAGGCACACGCCCCGTCGGGGAGGCCGTAGTGGGCCCGCAGCGCCCGGCCCATCGCGGCGCAACAACCGCCCCAGGCCGCGAAGTTGGCGCTCAGCGCGACGACCACGTCCACCGGCTCGGCGTTCAGCGCCAGCCAGGCGGTGTACGCCGGGTACGCCTGGCAGCCGGCCAGCGGCTCGTAGTCGTCGGCCACCGCCCGGTCCAGCCCCAGGGTGCCGCTCAGCGCGGCCAGGTGGTCCAGGGCGAGGTCCTCACCCTCGGCGAGCGCGGCGAAGAACGCCCGGGCGGCCGGCTCGCCGGTGCGCTCCCGCGCCAGGTGGCGGAAGGCGTGCCGGTCGCCGGTGATGATGTGCCGCTGCTCCAGCGCGAACGCGGTCAGCGCGGCGAGCGGGGCGCGCCCGGCGGCGAACTCGGGGACCAGCCGGTTGGCGTCCTCGTCCGGGGCGAGCCCTCGCACGGCCGCCGCCAGCACGTCCTGCGGGGTGCGGGTCATGGCGCCACCTTCCCGTGCTCCGGGGCCGGCGAAGGCGCCCGGGGTGCGGCTCGCTTCCTCCGCCACCGTCTCACGCCGCGCCCGCCCCGTCGCGTCACCCCGGCGGATCCGCGGTGCCCGCCGCCAGCAGCGCCCGGGCGACGGCCGCGACGGGAGGCCAGCTCCACCGGCCGCGCCGGGCGATCACCGAGCTGCGGCGCACCCCCGCCAGCGGGTCCAGCCGGCGGAAGGCCACGTCGGTACGGTGGCGTTCGATCCCCGACTCGGCCAGCAGCGCCACCCCCAGACCGGCCCCGGTGAGGCTGTTGACCAGGTGGAGGCTGTCCACCCGGTGGGCTATCCGGGGGACGAAGCCGGCCATCGCGCAGACCCGCTGCACCAGCTCGTCGTCGTCGGTGCCCCGGGAGTTGGCGATCCAGCCGGAGTCGGCCAGCGCCCGCAGGTCGGCCAGGGCGGCGGGGCACCCGGCATCCGGGTGGCCGGCCGGGACGGCGAGGTAGAGCGGCTGCTCGTCGACGGGGCGGGCGCTCAGCCCGGGCGGCAGCTCGCGGGGGACGAGGCTGTAGTCGTAGACGACGCCCAGATCGCTGTCGCCGGCCAGCACCAGCTCGACGGTCTGCTCCGGCTCGTGCTCGGAGACCTCCGCCTCGACCCTCGGGAACTCGGCGCGCAACCGCACCAGCGCGGGCAGCACCACCGGCTCCATCGCGGTGAAGAACGAGGCCAGACGCACCCGCCCGACCGGCTCCGACTCCCCGCACAACTCCGCGGCGGCCTGCTCGACGCGGGCCAGGATGCCCACCGCGTGCTCGGCCAGCCGCTCACCCGCCGGCGTCAGCTGCACCCGCCGCCCCGCCGGGGTCAACAACCGCACCCCGACCTCCTGCTCCAGCACGGCCAGGTGCTTGGAGACCGCCGAGGTGCCGTAACCGGTACGCCGCGCCACCTCCGCCATCGTGCCCACCCGGCTCAGCTCCAGCAGGAGCCGCAACCGCAACAGATCGGGCAGATTCCCCGACGCTCCCGCAACCATCCACCGATGGTAAACGTTCCGTCCACCAATGGCCCGTGGACAGAAACGGACCGGGCCCGGTGCAATGGCCCGGTGACCGCGACGACACCCTGCTCCAGCACCCCTGACCAGGCCGGACCCGTCCTCGTGCCGGCTTCCTCGACCGGCCGGGCCGGCCCCGCCGGGGAACGCCGCCGGCTGCCCGGGCCCGTGCTGCTGCTCGGTTCGATGGTCACGCTGCACATCGGCAGCGCGCTGGCCACCGAGATGTTCGGCGTCGCCGGTCCGGCCGGGACCACCTGGCTGCGGCTGAGCTGGGCGGCGCTCTTCCTGCTGGCGGCCACCGGCCGGTCGTTGTGGCCGGTGCTGCGCGCGGCGCCCCGGCGGGACCTGGCCGCCGCCGTCGGGCTGGGCGCGGTCAGCTCCGGGATGATGCTGCTGTTCGCCGAGTCCGCCGCGCGGCTGCCGCTGGGCACCGCGACCGCGCTGGAGTTCCTCGGGCCGCTCGGGGTGGCGGTGGCCTCGCTGCGCCGCCGCGCCGAGCTGGCCTGGCTGCTGCTGGCCGGGGGCGGGGTGGTGCTGCTCACCTCGCCGTGGGCGGCGGGCGGCGCCGACCTCGCCGGGGTCCTCTTCGGGCTCGGCGCGGGCGCGTGCTGGGCGTTGTACGTCATCGGTACGCAGGCCGTGGGCAGCCGGTTCGCCGAGCCGGCGCACGGGCTGGCGGTGTCGTTGACGGTGGCGGCGGTGTGCACGGCGCCGTTCGGTGTGCCGGACGTGGCCGCCGCCGGCGGACCGCGCTGGACGGTGCTGGCGGCCGGCGCCGGCATCGCCCTGCTGATGCCGCTCGTGCCGTTCCTCCTGGAGATGCGGGCGCTGCAACGCGTCGGCCGCACCGCCTACGGCACCCTGGCCGGCCTGGAGCCCGCCATCTCCATGGCCGCCGCCCTCCTCATCGTCGGCCAGACCCCGGCCCCCCTCCAACTCGCCGGCACCGCCCTGGTGGTCACCGCCGGCATAGGCGCCGCCCGAGGCGAGTCCCGCCGAGCCCGTGGTGCGGCGTCCGGCTGACGTTGCCGTACCCGGAGCCGTACGCCCCGTCGTGGCGCGGCCGGCGGCGGCCGGGCCCTCACACGCCTGCCGCGCCCAGCAGCGTGCCGACCGAGTAGGTGACGCCCATCGCGACGGCGCCGCCGAGGGCGTTGCGGAGGACGGCGGGGCGGACCGGGGCGGTGCCGAGTCGGGCGCTCACCCAGCCGCACAGGACGAGGGCGGACAGGACGGCGACGACGGTGACGGCGAGGCGGGAGGCGGGCGGCGGCAGGACGATGGCGAGCAGGGGCAGCAGGGCGCCGGTGGTGAAGGCGGCGAAGCTGGCCGCGGCGGCTTGCCAGGGGTTGGTCAGGTCCTCCGGGTCGATGCCGAGCTCGACGCGGGCGTGGGCGGCGAGCGCGTCGCGGGCGGTGAGTTGCCGGGCGACCTCGGCGGCGAGTTCCGGGGTGAGCCCGCGCCCCTGGAGGAGCCGGGTCAGTTCGGCGAGTTCGGCGCCGGGCTGGGCGGCCAGTTCGCGGCGTTCGGTGGCGAGCGCGGCCCGTTCCGAGTCGCGCTGGGTGCTCACCGAGACGTACTCGCCCACCGCCATGGAGAGCGAACCGGCCAGCAGTCCGGCGAGCCCCGCGGTCAGCAGCGCGGCCCGGGATGTGGTGGCCCCGGCCACGCCGACGACGAGGCCGGCGGTGGAGACCACCCCGTCGTTGGCGCCGAGGACGGCGGCCCGCAGCCAGTTCAGCCGTGCGCCCAGGGCACCGCCGTGCGGCTCGTCGTGTCCCGGGGAGGGGGCGTTACCGGTGTCGTGGTCCACCGCGAAAGAATCCCACGGGCACGGGTCAGCCGGCGCGGCGTTGCAGTGGCGGATGGGCGGGACGCACCAGATGGCCGAGCGAGGGCAGCGCGCCGGGCCGGGTGATGGTGAAGCAGTGGGCGGTGTCGGAGTTGGCGAGCAGCGCCAGCAACTGAGGACGCGGGCAGAGCAGCCGCAGCCGCACCCCGGCCTCGGCGGTCAGCCGCCGGGCACGCAGCAGCGCGTTGAGCCCGGAGCAGTCGCAGAACGAGACGCGGCTGAGGTCGATGGACAGGCTCCGCGGGCCCTGCTGGAGGCAGGCGGAGACGGCGAGTCGCAGCTCCGGCGCGGTCTCCATGTCGAGTTCACCGGCGACCGAGATCACGGCGGCGCGGTCGGCGACGGTGGAGCGGACGATGATCGGGGGGCTGGGCATCTCCTACGCCTCCGGAAGTGAACCGCGGTATCCCCGCGGGCGGGCACCTGACGCCTGCCGGCGTGGCGGTCATCGGACGACCGCCGCGTGTACCTCCCTGCATTCCGAAGGCGGGTACCCGTCGATCGTCCCCCCGCGGGCGGTCGCTGTCAACGGACATACGAAGAATGTTTCGTTAATAAAGCAACGGGTAATCCATGGCCCATGAGTGCGACGCCAACCCCCTTGGGAAACCCCGGACTTGCGGTGACATCCGGCACATTCGCGGTGCCCGGAGCGGACGCGGGGCGGAGGCCGCTCCGTACGATGGGTCCATGAGCGATTCCGCAGACGGACGTAGCGGCCGGTGGACCTTTCTGACCAGCCACGCGCGCGTGCTGCTGGAGATCGCCAAGGACCCCGAGGTGCGGCTGCGGGACGTGGCCGCCACCGCCCGGATCACCGAACGCGCCGCCCAGGGCATCGTCTCCGACCTGGAGGCGGCGGGTTATCTGACGCGTACCCGGGTGGGCCGTCGCAACCGGTACACGGTCAACACCGACAGCCGGTTCCGGCACCCCAACGAGGCCGATCGGCGCATCAGCGGACTGCTCGCCCTGTTCATCGACCGCTTCGACGGCGGCACGCGCCCGGCAGGCGCCCAGGGGGCCGCCCCGGACGGGCCCGCCGCCCCGTCCCCGGCGCCCCGCGACGGTTCCTGAGCCCGCCGTCCCGTCCGGCGTCCGCGCGTCATTCCTCGCCGTCGCCGAGGGGGTGGACCGCCCGGGTCAGGGCGCGCCGGGTCTCGCGGTAGGTGCGGGTGGCCACCGCGTGCCGGATCACCGGATGGCTGTTGACCGCGTGCGCCGCCCGCCGGTACGCCTCCCAGCGCTGCTCCCACTCGGCGCGCTGCCGCGCCGACCACTCCCGCGGCGGCCCCACGTCGGGCCCGCCGAGCGCCGCCAGCGCCTCGTGCCGTGCGCGCTCCAACGCGATCAGGTCGGCAGGGATCTCCACGGACTCGGACATGTGGTGATCGTATGCGGGTTTTGTGATGACCGTGTCACGGCATCCGGTCCGGTGCGGCGGGTGGCGCCGGACGGGGTAGCCATCGCCGGAACGCCCGGCCGGACCGGCGGCGGGGCCGCGGCGGAAGGGTGTCCCGGGCCGATGGGTGTACGTGTGGAACGGCGAGGTCCGGTCACCACGGTCGTGCTGGACCGGCCGGAACGCCGCAACGCCGTGGACGGGGCCACCGCGGCCCAACTCGCCGACGCCTTCCGCGCGTTCGACGCCGACGACGAGGCGAGGGCGGCCGTGCTGTGGGGCGCGGGCGGCACGTTCTGCTCCGGCGCCGACCTGACGGCGGTGGGCACCGCGCACGGCAACCGGGTCGCCCCGGACGGCGACGGGCCGATGGGCCCGACCCGGCTGCGGACGGCCAAGCCGGTGATCGCCGCCATCGCCGGGTACGCGGTGGCCGGCGGTCTGGAGCTGGCGCTCTGGTGTGATCTGCGGGTGGCCGAGGAGGACGCCGTCCTCGGGGTGTTCTGCCGCCGGTGGGGGGTGCCGCTGATCGACGGCGGTACGGTGCGGCTGCCCCGGCTGATCGGACTGGGCCGGGCGATGGACCTGGTGCTGACCGGACGCCCGGTGGACGCGGCCGAGGCGCTCTCCATCGGGCTGGTCAACCGCGTTGTGCCACCCGGGACTTCACGTGCCGCCGCGGAACAGCTCGCGGCCGGTCTGGCCCGCTTCCCCCAGGACTGCCTGCGCGCCGACCGCGATTCCCTCCTGGGCCAGCAGGGCCTGCCGGAGGAGGAGGCGATGGCGGCCGAACTGCGGGGCGGGCAGCGGGTGCTGGGGCAGGCGGTGGAAGGCGCCCGGCGGTTCGCCGAGGGCGCCGGACGACACGGTGACTTCGAGGCGATCTGACCACCCGGCTCCCTCGGAGCTGACGTTGTGTCAGTTGTGAGCGGAATCGCGTGGCGGGCGGTCGCCGGCCGCTGGCAGGCTCTGCCCCATGCAACCCACCTTCGTCTTCGTGCACGGCACCTTCAGCAACTCCTTCGCCTGGTCCCCGCTCCAGCGCGAACTGGCCCTGCGCGGACACCGCACCCTCGCCGTCGACCTGCCGGGGCACGGCTTCGATGCCGCCTTCTGGGCCGCCTACCAGGCACCGCAGGACCCGGCCGCGTTGGCCACCGCACCGGCCCGGGTGGCCGGCGTCACCGTCGCCGACAACGCCGCGCACGTCGTGGCGGCGGTGCGCCGGGTGGCCGAGCACGGCCCGGTGGTGCTCGTCGGCCACAGCGGCGGCGGGCTGACCATCGGCCAGGTGGCCGCCGCCGTGCCGGAGCTGGTCTCCCGGCTGGTCTACATCTCCGCCTGGTGCCCGGTGGCCGCCTCCGTGGCCGAATACCACAGCTCGTCCGAGTACGCGACGAGCAAGCTCAACGAGACGGCGGCGCTGCTGGCCGGCGACCCCGCCGCGCTCGGGGTCATCCGCCTCAACTGGCGTACCGCCGACCCGGTGTTGCTGGCCACCCTCAAGGAAGCGCTCTGCCCGGAGGCCACCGACGCGGAGTTCCTCGGCTACCTCAACACCCTGGAGCCCGACGAGTCGCTCGCCCTCAGCGCCGACACCTCCCGCGTCGACCCGGCCGTACTCGCCCGCCTGCCGCACAGCTACATCCGGCTGACCCGGGACCGGTCGATACCGCTCGTCCTCCAGGACCGGCTGATCGAGGAGGCCGACGCGCGCGTCCCGGAGAACCCGTTCGACGTCCACTCCCTGGACAGCGGCCACGCCGGATTCCTGATCCGGCCCGCCGAGGCCGCCGCGCTCCTGGACCGGCTGGCGCCGCGCGGCTGATCCCCTCCGCGCGGCGCCGGTGCGTACCGGTCGCGTTACTCCGTCGAGGTGACGGCGGAGCCTTCCAACTCCGGTCCGCCGACGGCGGAGGCGGACTCCCCGTCCGCCTCCGCCGTCGGCTCCGCCGTGTCGTCGTCCCTGGTGGGCGGTGCCAGCACCGCCTCCTCGAACCTGCCCAGCGCCAGCACCATGCCCAACAGGGCGGCAGGCAGCAGCAGGGGTATCAGCACAGTCAGCGCGGGCATGGCGCTGTCCCTTCGCCGAGGGGGCCGTTGACGGGCCCCGAGGAGTCCGGGAACGGACCGGCGGCCCCTTCGACGGGGCCTGCTGTTCGAGTGACCGGCCAACGTCACCGTAAACCCGGATGAATCACCCGGCTCGTCGAAGCGGCCCCGTCCCCGGTTCGGCCCAGCCGGCCGGGCGGAACCGCGCGGGAGGGGGTAAGCAGGGGAGAACGGGGCACTCCGCCTTGCGGTCGGCACCGGCCCCCGCACGTCCGCCCACGGCGTGCGGGGGCCGGTGCGACGGCGTCCACGACGGCTCACGGAGGACAGATGGCGTTGCGCGACCTCGTCCAGCGCTGGCCCGCCTACCGCCAACTCACCGGCGGTGACCGCCTGGGCAGGGGCAGCGCGGCCCGCTCGGCCACCACCGCACGGCTCACCGCGCGCACCGCCACCGTCGACCGGGTGGTCAAGTCCGTCTGCCCGTACTGCGCGGTGGGCTGCGGACAGAACGTGTACGTCAAGGACGAGCGGGTGGTGCAGATCGAGGGCGACCCCGACTCCCCGGTCAGCCGCGGCCGGCTGTGCCCCAAGGGCTCGGCCACCCTCCAGCTCACCACCGGCCCGGCCCGCGAACACCAGGTGCTGTACCGCCGCCCGTACGGCCGCGACTGGGAACCGCTCGACCTCGACACCGCCCTCGACATGGTCGCCGACCGCGTCCTCGCCACCCGGCGGGCCACCTGGCAGTGGGAACAGGACGGGATGCGGGTGGCCCGTACCCTCGGCATCGCCAGCCTGGGCGGCGCCACCTTGGACAACGAGGAGAACTACCTCATCAAGAAGTTGTTCACCGGCCTCGGCGTGGTCCAGGTGGAGAACCAGGCCCGGGTCTGCCACAGCTCCACGGTGGCCGGCCTCGGCACCAGCTTCGGCCGCGGCGGCGCCACCACCTTCATGCAGGACCTGCAGAACTCCGACTGCATCGTCATCCAGGGCTCCAACTACGCCGAGGCCCACCCGGTCGGCTTCCAGTGGGTGATGGAGGCCAAGGCCCGCGGCGCCACCGTCATCCACGTCGACCCGCGCTACACCCGCACCAGCGCCCTGGCCGACCTGCACGTCCCCATCCGGGCCGGCACCGACGTCGCCTTCCTCGGCGGGATCATCAACCACGTGCTCACCGAGGGCAAGGACTTCCGCAGTTACGTCCGCGCCTACACCAACGCCGCCACCATCGTCGCCGAGGACTTCCAGGACACCGAGGACCTCGACGGTGTCTTCTCCGGCCTCGACGCCGAGCACCGCCACTACGACGCCACCACCTGGCAGTACCAGGGCGCCGAGGTGCAGGCCGCCTCCGGCGAACGCGACCAGCTCTACGACGAGTTGGCCGAAGGCGAGCGGCTCAGCGGCATCAAGTCGGCCGGCGGCGCGGAAGCCCACGGCTCCGGCGGCGCCCGCGCCGACGCCCGTGCCCAACGCGACGAGACCCTGCGCCACCCGCGCTGCGTCTACCAGATCCTCAAACGCCACT belongs to Streptantibioticus cattleyicolor NRRL 8057 = DSM 46488 and includes:
- a CDS encoding bestrophin-like domain, which produces MFPLLTTLGIVIGGALLAAVCVLVKHRFFPPGPDEEPREDVAEYISMMIGVVYALVLGLALVSVWDTRSSAENHVQSEAGALHQVYLLADALPPSAETQVRQTATAYAHQVTGAEWTRMTHREPLGDTGWHLLDRMRDTYEKTGVTGPAQNAGQEALAQMSVLDDARRGRESDAQSSLSPVLWAGLFIGGGLTVGFMFIFGVQRRATHLVMVMGLSGFIVFLVLLIHQLDMPFGGVLGVDAEPFTRYFPTG
- a CDS encoding VOC family protein yields the protein MSGMPKGCVSGAPCWVSLLARDLEEAAKFYGPLLEWRFEEGPEGGGPYLRAFSGDREIAGIGGVARRWAAPVSWTTYFGTESADAAAAAVRERGGTVAVGPLEFGAGRMALAADPAGAAFGLWEGPQHTHGPDAPVGAPVWIELRTRDAFESALFYGQVFAWDKADPERYEVIYEHDRVVLRVDGHSAAALRGGGYEGSADPRVRPRWHVFFSVADVDATVARARTLGGEVTGEPEDSAYGRVAGLRDPEGGLFSIISQHE
- a CDS encoding ABC transporter ATP-binding protein, which translates into the protein MDTSTAEGRGTTTVAALDGVCVRRLTTGQVILDDVSWRVGAGEHWALLGANGAGKTTVLRLIGALMHPTTGTVEVLGHRLGRVDVRELRAAIGLVSSAQKVPLDAPARTVVLTGATGTVQPLWGKYDQAVRDRAEALLAELDCKELAERPFGVCSGGQRARVLIARALMADPSLLLLDEPFNALDLPSREDLIDAMHRLATVRPRLATVTVTHHLEELSPAIGHALLLKEGRVQALGPVAQVLTGEALSACFGRPIDVSHHDGRWLARSARR
- a CDS encoding LysR family transcriptional regulator; translation: MVAGASGNLPDLLRLRLLLELSRVGTMAEVARRTGYGTSAVSKHLAVLEQEVGVRLLTPAGRRVQLTPAGERLAEHAVGILARVEQAAAELCGESEPVGRVRLASFFTAMEPVVLPALVRLRAEFPRVEAEVSEHEPEQTVELVLAGDSDLGVVYDYSLVPRELPPGLSARPVDEQPLYLAVPAGHPDAGCPAALADLRALADSGWIANSRGTDDDELVQRVCAMAGFVPRIAHRVDSLHLVNSLTGAGLGVALLAESGIERHRTDVAFRRLDPLAGVRRSSVIARRGRWSWPPVAAVARALLAAGTADPPG
- a CDS encoding EamA family transporter; its protein translation is MTATTPCSSTPDQAGPVLVPASSTGRAGPAGERRRLPGPVLLLGSMVTLHIGSALATEMFGVAGPAGTTWLRLSWAALFLLAATGRSLWPVLRAAPRRDLAAAVGLGAVSSGMMLLFAESAARLPLGTATALEFLGPLGVAVASLRRRAELAWLLLAGGGVVLLTSPWAAGGADLAGVLFGLGAGACWALYVIGTQAVGSRFAEPAHGLAVSLTVAAVCTAPFGVPDVAAAGGPRWTVLAAGAGIALLMPLVPFLLEMRALQRVGRTAYGTLAGLEPAISMAAALLIVGQTPAPLQLAGTALVVTAGIGAARGESRRARGAASG
- a CDS encoding VIT1/CCC1 transporter family protein, which gives rise to MDHDTGNAPSPGHDEPHGGALGARLNWLRAAVLGANDGVVSTAGLVVGVAGATTSRAALLTAGLAGLLAGSLSMAVGEYVSVSTQRDSERAALATERRELAAQPGAELAELTRLLQGRGLTPELAAEVARQLTARDALAAHARVELGIDPEDLTNPWQAAAASFAAFTTGALLPLLAIVLPPPASRLAVTVVAVLSALVLCGWVSARLGTAPVRPAVLRNALGGAVAMGVTYSVGTLLGAAGV
- a CDS encoding STAS domain-containing protein, coding for MPSPPIIVRSTVADRAAVISVAGELDMETAPELRLAVSACLQQGPRSLSIDLSRVSFCDCSGLNALLRARRLTAEAGVRLRLLCPRPQLLALLANSDTAHCFTITRPGALPSLGHLVRPAHPPLQRRAG
- a CDS encoding helix-turn-helix transcriptional regulator — translated: MSDSADGRSGRWTFLTSHARVLLEIAKDPEVRLRDVAATARITERAAQGIVSDLEAAGYLTRTRVGRRNRYTVNTDSRFRHPNEADRRISGLLALFIDRFDGGTRPAGAQGAAPDGPAAPSPAPRDGS
- a CDS encoding crotonase/enoyl-CoA hydratase family protein, giving the protein MGVRVERRGPVTTVVLDRPERRNAVDGATAAQLADAFRAFDADDEARAAVLWGAGGTFCSGADLTAVGTAHGNRVAPDGDGPMGPTRLRTAKPVIAAIAGYAVAGGLELALWCDLRVAEEDAVLGVFCRRWGVPLIDGGTVRLPRLIGLGRAMDLVLTGRPVDAAEALSIGLVNRVVPPGTSRAAAEQLAAGLARFPQDCLRADRDSLLGQQGLPEEEAMAAELRGGQRVLGQAVEGARRFAEGAGRHGDFEAI
- a CDS encoding alpha/beta hydrolase; translated protein: MQPTFVFVHGTFSNSFAWSPLQRELALRGHRTLAVDLPGHGFDAAFWAAYQAPQDPAALATAPARVAGVTVADNAAHVVAAVRRVAEHGPVVLVGHSGGGLTIGQVAAAVPELVSRLVYISAWCPVAASVAEYHSSSEYATSKLNETAALLAGDPAALGVIRLNWRTADPVLLATLKEALCPEATDAEFLGYLNTLEPDESLALSADTSRVDPAVLARLPHSYIRLTRDRSIPLVLQDRLIEEADARVPENPFDVHSLDSGHAGFLIRPAEAAALLDRLAPRG